Proteins from one Bos indicus x Bos taurus breed Angus x Brahman F1 hybrid chromosome 19, Bos_hybrid_MaternalHap_v2.0, whole genome shotgun sequence genomic window:
- the TMEM92 gene encoding transmembrane protein 92 isoform X1: MERNCMETETGRNTAKQGGVKQKTDDRTGRDEKQRLGSSRVRQLRPHPEVGPYRWRVVGEVADPPLSSFPYTRKLSGPQARMSDTWVASLLLFGLLAGLQQAAATCGLLTCPKGFKCCGSDCCQEYQLEQYDFFSHPLRTSVIIFLIIILLLCIYGVTKHLYLNCRKSEQEAPTALPEQPPIAPVERVTAPISEPPPPYSEIILKPVLGLPPLEPPPPYSFRPEEYAGFCRGIDNSTF, from the exons ATGGAGAGAAACTGcatggagacagagacagggagaaacACGGCAAAGCAAGGAGGGGTTAAACAGAAGACAGATGACCGGACTGGGAGGGATGAGAAACAGAG GTTGGGCTCTTCCCGGGTGCGTCAGCTCCGCCCCCATCCCGAGGTAGGGCCCTATAGGTGGAGAGTCGTGGGAGAAGTCGCGGACCcgcctctctcctccttcccctacaCTCGGAAGCTCAGTggcccccaggcaagaatgtctGATACCTGGGTCGCCAGCCTCTTGCTGTTCGGCCTGCTGGCCGGCCTCCAACAG GCTGCAGCCACATGTGGTCTCTT aaCCTGCCCTAAGGGATTCAAATGCTGTGGGAGCGACTGTTGCCAAGAGTACCAGCTGGAGCAGTATGACTTCTTCTCCCACCCCTTAAG GACTTCTGTCATCATCTTCCTGATCATCATACTCCTCCTGTGCATCTATGGCGTGACTAAGCACTTGTATCTCAACTGCAGAAAGTCAGAGCAGGAGGCCCCAACAGCCCTCCCGGAACAGCCCCCCATTGCGCCTGTAGAGAGGGTCACAGCACCCATTTCTGAGCCCCCGCCCCCCTACAGTGAG ATTATTCTGAAGCCTGTCCTGGGTCTGCCTCCCTTGGAGCCACCCCCTCCCTACAGCTTCAGGCCTGAAGAATATGCCGGGTTTTGCAGAGGCATCGACAACTCCACCTTCTGA
- the TMEM92 gene encoding transmembrane protein 92 isoform X2: protein MERNCMETETGRNTAKQGGVKQKTDDRTGRDEKQRLGSSRVRQLRPHPEVGPYRWRVVGEVADPPLSSFPYTRKLSGPQARMSDTWVASLLLFGLLAGLQQAAATCGLLTCPKGFKCCGSDCCQEYQLEQYDFFSHPLRKSEQEAPTALPEQPPIAPVERVTAPISEPPPPYSEIILKPVLGLPPLEPPPPYSFRPEEYAGFCRGIDNSTF, encoded by the exons ATGGAGAGAAACTGcatggagacagagacagggagaaacACGGCAAAGCAAGGAGGGGTTAAACAGAAGACAGATGACCGGACTGGGAGGGATGAGAAACAGAG GTTGGGCTCTTCCCGGGTGCGTCAGCTCCGCCCCCATCCCGAGGTAGGGCCCTATAGGTGGAGAGTCGTGGGAGAAGTCGCGGACCcgcctctctcctccttcccctacaCTCGGAAGCTCAGTggcccccaggcaagaatgtctGATACCTGGGTCGCCAGCCTCTTGCTGTTCGGCCTGCTGGCCGGCCTCCAACAG GCTGCAGCCACATGTGGTCTCTT aaCCTGCCCTAAGGGATTCAAATGCTGTGGGAGCGACTGTTGCCAAGAGTACCAGCTGGAGCAGTATGACTTCTTCTCCCACCCCTTAAG AAAGTCAGAGCAGGAGGCCCCAACAGCCCTCCCGGAACAGCCCCCCATTGCGCCTGTAGAGAGGGTCACAGCACCCATTTCTGAGCCCCCGCCCCCCTACAGTGAG ATTATTCTGAAGCCTGTCCTGGGTCTGCCTCCCTTGGAGCCACCCCCTCCCTACAGCTTCAGGCCTGAAGAATATGCCGGGTTTTGCAGAGGCATCGACAACTCCACCTTCTGA